The Tenrec ecaudatus isolate mTenEca1 chromosome 4, mTenEca1.hap1, whole genome shotgun sequence region TTACattcatcttctttagccatcttGAGAGGCAGTCCTTACTAAGCATCTAGTCCGAAGTTGACTCCGGGGCTCTGAGAGGTTACTGAGCCTTGCTACGTCAACAGGTGTAGCAAAGAATCAGAATATCGACAGCCATCACCTGTGCACCCGGCACCACCGCAATGCAATTCGTAACAACGATGCAAAGCGGGAAAGAATCGTGGCCCCTAGTCTACCTGCAGGGCACAGGGTCAGAGGTTCAGTCACCTTCCCCCGGGGTCACCCAGCTCATCCGGAAGCGGAGTCACAATCCAGAACCAGGTCTGACGCCACCCCGACTTCACGGGCCACCGCGAATCCCAATCCGCCATACAGACTCGCGCGGGGGCCCTGACACCGTTTAGCACCGCGGGACCCGCGCGGGAAGGGGGGTGGTCGGCGGCTACCTGCCCTTTGACCCCGCAGCTTCCTCCTCGACCTTGCCAGGTCCTTGACAAGGTAAGGTCGCCATGGcgtaaacccaaaccaaccacGACTTAACGCCACCCGCCCGATCACAGCGCCCACTTCTCACCTCAAAGAGCCATCCTCGGTTGTCATGGGGACGCCTTCCTGGCTTCCGGAAACCAGATCCCCAGGCCGGAAGTGCCTGGAGGACGCGGGCTCCGCGTGCGCCATTCTACCTACACCCCTCCCCTCGGCTCTAGCGCCCAGTTTCATGCTCAGCTGTATTCTTTATGCTCGGAAAGTCGCTGCCCTGGGCCACCCTGCCCCAGGACTCCCCACCGTGGTCGCCGGCTGACCAGCGCCTCCTGTCCCGCTGTGGGGCAGCCGCGGCCCGCAGCTTTCCGTTCCCCAGGGGCTGGGAGCTGCAGGGTCAGGCAGGCCCGTCGCGGCGCCTCTGGTCCCTGGAACCTCGGGCTAGGGGTTGGAAATGCCGTTGGAGGAAACGGACCGGGGGCCAGGAACGGCGACGGCACCTTGGAGCGCGGGCCTGAGGCGCCACGGGGCGTGGACTCCATTTCCCAGGCGGCCTTGCGCCGAGCCGGAAGTGCCGGGAGGCTTTAAGACGGCGGGCCGCAGCGGCGGGTAGTGGGACGCTCGGGTTGCGGTGCAGGCTGCGGGCCGTCCTCGCTGACAGTCGGGATTGCATTTCCCAGAAGCCCCAGAGTTGGCCGCGCGCTTTGGGAAGAGCCGGATCTCGGAGGCCCTGCGTCCCAGTGTGGTTCAGGAGTAAGAGTCCGGGCTGGGAGCCGAGGGGCCTGGGTTCgagtgctgcctctgctgctaccTTGCTTCGCGCTGTCAAAACCCCTCGCTCTGGGCCGCATTTGCTTGTTCAGGAAGCGGACGCCGTTCGGTTCCCTTCTGTAGGCACGAGAAGACAGCGGGCAGAGCCCCGAGCCCTAAAGCTCATCCGAGGTTAGCGGGGACCAAGGACTCACTAGAAAGGAGAGTCAGGGTGCAGCCCCCACGTTTCTGGAACGACTCTTCGGTCTTCTGAGCCAGGCTCACTCCTAGTGTGGGGGGCGGCTTTGCATACCCTCCAGCGCGGAGGAGGACTTTGCTTATCTAGCGCCTGACAAGAATGTTGCGCTGGTGGAGTCCCGAGCTTCTCACCTGAATTTACAGAAAGCTACAGCTGGCCATGAGGAATCCTGGGAGCCGAAGGGAAGCCGGCTTGTATCCCTGACCCTGCTTTGCCATTCACTCTGAAGCTGCCTCCTATGATGGTTGTGGAGGAGAACTCTTAAGACAGCTTTTTAGGATTCCTGCATCGATCTAAGGAGGAGGAAGCACAAGTAACTGTTCTTTTTCCTGTTTGTAGTCTTCAAGTGAGACGTAGACTTGGGGACAGCCTTTCGCCAAGGCCGCCGGGCTGAAGGGGTGGTACCCACCTCTTACCCTTGAACCTGACGCCTTTTAGCTCAGCTTGGACGAATCCTTCCTATTAAGGAATTGAGGCTTGAAGAATAGATTTATTTAGATGGGGGCCAAAGGGCTACAGCTCACGGGCCAAGCCTCACCTGCCTGAATTGTTTTTACATTTTCACGTGATTGCGGCAAAATAAAAGATTAAGATTTGGTGGCATGTGAACTTGGATGAGAGTTGCATGTTTCCGAGTCTACATAAAATGCAAAGTTTTCTTGGAAGACAGCCATGTTCACTTATCTGTGGCTGCCCTGTCATGCCATCAGCTGATGACAGTTGTGACAGGGACCTCATGGCCTGGGAGGTCTACGATAGGTACCCTTCTGTCCTTTGCAGAAGAGCTTGCCAGCCGAACATGGCCTCAGAACAGGGCATTAGAAAGCCAGGGCAGAATAGGAGGCCAAACCACCGCGCATGCGTCCCGAAATGCAGGGGGAGAGGGGACAACAGAATCAGTGTGAGGACATACTCTGTGCCTTGCAGCACTCACTGTACTTTCCCCCTGCTTCCTTCCTGTTGCTTTTTTAATGTCAATGCTGGAAGGGCTTGTCTGTGTACTGTGAGCAGAACGGCTCATGAGCCCTGCCAGGGACCACATCACCACCACACACTGACGCATGCACGCACGCATCCATTTCTCTATTCCAAGCCCAGGAGCAGTAATCTAGGCCCTGCCTGCAGTGACCTCTTCCTTTGGGGGCTGTATTTATGTTGCTTTTATCCCTGGTGGCCTGCAACTTCCTCTGAGGCATAGCTGCGAGCCCCACCGGGAGTCACAAGACTTCTAGGAAGCTCGTAGCATGGTTGTCTTCTGCCTCCCTCTCGGGAGCGTGCTTTCGCTCAGCTCTCAAAACAGTTTGTGGGGAGAGACTGGGTTTAGGGAAGAGACCGGTGCCAAGAGAGCTGACATGGCAAGGACTCGGGGCCACTGAGCATGGGCTTCCAGCTCTTGTTAGGGGTTAAGATGAAATGTAGTCACAACAATAACGAAACTGTGCAGGACATTTTACCCTCACCATGTGCCAAACAGACCACGAGTTGGAATTCTCACCTACTTACCGGGCTGCCCTGGACCAAGAAGCAACATGATGGAGAAAAGATGCAGGCGGTCAAAGATTCCATGTCACTCGATCCGTAATAcccggagggtggggggggggtcagaaccaagaaatcaaatgatgtatcacCTCCCGGCCAATCTGCTGTGAAAGTTCAAGGGGGAGAAAGCAAGGTGCTCAACTGTGAGGGGCATCTGACCCAAGCTGTAGCTATTTCAATGCAGCAGCCTTAGAAATAAGGAAGTTgaatcgcttctcagccttttcgccaagatcaagtgtagaagttgaatcgcttctcagccttttggccaaGATCAAGTGTAGAAGTAAGGCAGTTGAGACTCGTCTCCTGTTCTTCGGACTGTTCTCAGGCTAGGACCAGTCACTGGACAAGGACCCTGTTCATAAGAAGGAGGTGAGGTGGAGTGAGGAGCGGCTATGACGGGCCCTCAAACGAGCAGGGCTTTCTTCTGTGTGCACAAGACCGCAGGGAGTCAGTCCGTCatgctgagcctcagtttccttagctAGAAAATGAGgctcggagacccaaagcccatctgtagacaatcggacatcccctcacagaaggggaaGAGACAAaccaatcagggtacagtgtcACACTGATGAAATAACTTTCCACTACTTTGATGTCCGTGCCCTGCactccgccactatcatgaccccaattctaccttagcgatcaggctagactagaacatgtgcatgggtacagatgagcgctggaaacacggggacagatgaatccctcagtacCAATGACGAGAGTAGCAACatcaggaaggggaggggaaggtgtggggaaccaatcataatgatcaacatataacccctctcGGGGAcaagtaacagaaaagtgggtgaagagatagCAGTTggtctaagacatgaaaaaagtaataatttataaattatcaagggttcgtgagggagcagGGGtggaataagctgataccaaggactcaagtagaaactgttttgaaaacgatgacaacctacacaataaaatgattttttttttttaaaggttcctAGCTCACAGGGTTGTGCAGAGGCTGCGTGGCTACGTATGAGGTCCAGGCCGCGTTCCTTTCTGTTGTGTCAGGTTGCTGTAAGTGGGGCTTGACTCGCTGGCACCAACCCATCACCATCATGTTAAGGGgaggctgactcacagagaccccacaacTCCACAGGGTAGTCTCAATAGAAACAGGTCATCCGGCTTTGTTTTCCAGAGAGATGCCAGGGTTCAGATCAGCAGCCTTTGATTAGCAGTTGATGGCCGGCTGCTGGtacacccccctccaccccaacccACCCCGGCTCCTTGCTTATTATGGGTGCTCTCGAACCCCGATCCTTAAGGGTCCACCCGCCTTCCTTTCAGATGAGAAGAGTGAGCACCACGAGGGTGAGGTGAGCTGCCCCCGACTGCATCCGTCGCTGAGCCTCTGTGGCCAGGTCCCGGTTCTTCCAGGTCTCCAGGTGAGCAACCCAGGATTTCAGCCTGCCTCCTCCTGGTTaaagaagggagaccccggacggGATGGGTGGACACCCACCATGGTGGCAACAGTGTGCTCAGACACCAATCACGGTCAGCGTGAGGAGGAGGCCGCAGGACTGGGCACATTGTGTTTCATGGTGCACAGGGTTGGGACCAACTCGGGAGCACCTAACACCCACCTTCCTCTTAGCTGGCTCTGTCCCAGAGAACGTAGCCTGGTTGGTCAGTGCCTttgctctgccccccaccccactttaaGAGCAGCTGCTGAGTGGAGCAGGCTGCCTTTGGTGCCCCGGCTGCATCGTGGCTGTATCGCAGGTACGTGTGGGCATCTCAAAATAGCGTCTGCTCTCTGGAGTGCGCACTCtcgcttcctccttgcccccctGGACTTTCCTCGgaggaagagaaagcagaagtcccaggccaggggacaGCTGCAGGGCCCCACCCAACTCACGTGTGGCCCGTGGGGACTCTGGCGTGGAAACCATCTCTTCCCTCTCCAGGGTCAGAGTCCATTGCCACAGGACTCCCCAGCTGGGAGAAAAGAGAATTAGTGTAGAAGTGGGAGTCCATGGGGCTTactagagagagaggagagaggaaagagagagagagagagaggcctctcAGATCACGGCATGGCCTCCTTAGGTGAGAACTGGGGCCTGAGCCCCTGTGTGATCCAGGCTGGGGTTTGGCTCCTTGCCTTCACATATCTTTCCAGCTCTTCTGGGGCTTGCTTCTGACCTTCGAGTTCTCTGCCAGCCAGATCCAGCGTTACCTGGCCCTCTGAGGGAACAAGTGCCAGGGCCTGGAGCAGCAGGCTGGAGCCGAGGTGCCCTTCAGGGCCAGCCCCAGCCAGAGCCTGTACTGGAGGGCACGGCCACTTGTGGGCTGGGCTCACTCCTGCCTGCTCAGCCACTCTCCAAGCAGGGCATTGGGCTGAAAGCAGTCCCCCAAGGCCCTGAGAGAGGTCAAAGTTGCCCCCACAAGTGAGTGGTCACCCAGCCATTTGGGGCGTGACTTCCTCTTCTCTTCTAGACGCGCAAGGCCAGATGGCTGTGAGGCGCTTTTACCTGTCCTGCCTGGCGCTGGGCACTCTGGGCTCGCTCTgcatcctcctcaccatctacTGGATGCAGCACTGGCACAGAGGCTTCGCCTGGGACGGCAGCAGCCTCATGTTCAACTGGCACCCGGTGCTCATGGTGGCTGGCATGGTGGTAGTCTACGGAGCCGGTAAGTGGGCTGGCTGATCAGCATGGCCCATCTCCAGGGCTGGCCTTGGTTGGTGCTGGGTTGGAGCTGTAGGTCCCAGTGGACCGTCCCTGGGCCCATGTGCCATTTGGGCAGAGGAGAGGCAGTGGGCTGACGTCTTAGAAGGGTGGGTTTATGTGAGCTTTCTAGAAAGTCTGGAAACTCTTTGAAGGGCTACAGAGAGAACTTTTCAGGCTCTACATGATTCAAAAATCAGTGAGCATGGCTGCGTTCCAATAAAGCTTTATTGACAAAAAACACAGGTGGTGGGCTGGGGCTGGCCCCTGACCAAggtgccccggtggcatagtcgGTTACaccgtgggctgctaactgaagagtcACCAAgggcagcactttgaaaccaccaacagctcctcaggagggaaaagaggcttcctgctcctataaagagatgcagccttggaaacccacagggaccattctaccctgcccaatAGGATCTGTAGGAGTTGGGATGGATCCCAGGGAAGCCGGTGTGGGGTCAGGCCCCTGAGTGAAGCATGTCCTGCTCCCTGGGCCTGAGCCCTGCCTTTCCCAGCTTTGCCCCAGGCCTTCACCGCTATGCTGTGGGTCCCAGCACACCTCGCTTTTCCCCCTTGCGAAAAGGGCATCACTGGGGGTAGCTGCCTCACCCACACACTTCACATACATCCCCGAAGCTTCTGACCACAGCCTTGTGTGGGCGGTGAGGTTGTTCCTtccactttacagatgaggaaactgagggggAGAGACCCACTCCCCACCAAACACCCCCCCTCCTCATAACAAAGCCAACCTCATTTCCctcgagcccattctgactcctagagaccctcacCACATCTTGGGGGACCTAGGATGGTAAGCCTCTTACGGGAGCAGCCACCGCCTCctcctcccactgagcagctggtgggcttgggaTGCTGCCCTGTGTACCAGCCTAACCCACTGGGCcacagggctccctgagactgagAGAGGAACCAGATAGCAACTCAACGCAGCGGCAGGATTGGGACCCAGGTTGGCCTGGTGGTAAGGACCTACTGGGTGAAACGTACACACGACAGTGGCTTTTACCTGCGAAACTCCGTGTCGATGGGCTTATGTTGTCAGGGCCGCTCTTCCTTCAGGTCACGGGCACTCGGCTCCTTCCTCCTTGGCTCCAGGAAGGAGCAGGGACACCGGAGTGCCCCTGCTGTCACCCCATGGGGTGTGGGGAGGCTGGCTGGGACCCCATCAGGGTGGCTCCCCAGGTGTGAGGGGAGAGAGCTAGACTGGGGGGTCTGGTCTCCGCAGCCTCGCTGGTGTACcgcttgccccaggcctgggtgggacCCAAGCTGCCCTGGAAGATGCTCCACGCAGCCCTGCACCTAATGGCCTTCATCCTGGTGGTGCTGGGGCTGGTAGCCGTCTTCGAATTTCACAACCACCAACATATCAGCAACCTGTACTCCCTGCACAGCTGGCTGGGCATCCTCACCGTCTTCCTCTTTGCCTGCCAGGTGTGTGCTCAGCACCCACGGGCCCTCGCCTCTCCTGCTGGCCTGGGGCAGAGCGCGCTGGGCCACCAGGGGGCAAGCTCTGGGAGGAGAGGAGTGGGCTTTGCAGGGAGAGGGGGACAGTCGCCATACATTCTGGGAGGTTGTGGGGTGGGAATGGAGCACCGCAGGGACAGTGAAGAAGCCAGGTGTGTGCACGATGGCGGGCCTACGCCTGCCTGGCGGTAGGGCTGTTTGTGGCTTACTGCTTCACTTCCTGGGCCCTGAGCTTCCATTCTGTCTCGGGGTAGGTTGGGGTGGAGTTGGGGGCCAGTCCAGAGGTGGGAGGCGCTGGGCTGGCTGGCGGGGGGGCCCTGGTCACTGGATGTTCTGTGCCCGCAGTGGACCCTGGGCTGTGCCGTCTTCCTCCTGCCCTGGGCGTCCCTTTGGCTGCGCAGCCTCCTGAAGCCCCTCCACGTCTTCTCGGGCACTGCCATCTTCTCTCTGGCCATGGCCTCTGTCATCTCGGGAATCAACGAGAAGCTGTTCTTCAGTCTGTGAGTGCCTCGATGGGCCCTGCTCCTGAGGGGGCGGGCGGGTCTTCACAGACACACCCTGCGACCACAGGGCCCTGCGAGTGAGGAGAGCCACTGGGCTTGGGCTGCCCCTGCCAGGGAAGGTGATGGATCAATCCCGTTTGAAGCTGAGGCTGGCCAGCAGATACTTAGCTACTTCACAGCCCTCGCTTTGGTGTAGCACCGACTGTCAGCCCCCGTGGGAACCCCGGTGGcatcgtgttgggctgctaatcaccagatcagctgttcgaaaccaccagccgcccctctgggcaaagacgaggctttctactcctggtttgatggcaatgagcttggtgtGGTTTTGGGAGCCCGGGTGGCGGGGAAGGTTGTGGTGGGCTGCTGACCGGAAGGTCACCTCAGtccctccgagggagaaagaccagacgtTCTTCTAACGGGAGGTTGCGCAGCCTTGGAGACCTCCGGGAGCAGGTCTCCTCGGCCCCAGAGGGTCGCCCCGAGTCAGCGTCGGCTCTGTGGCAATGGTGGGTCATCAGTGGCTGCAATATTTTTGGGAAAAGACTGCTACGTCTCTCTCCCATGCagcggctgctgggttcaaactgccaacctttcggttagctcaGGGCACACTCCCTACACCACTCAGACCTACAGGCTCGCTATGTTGAAATCGACCAGGTGCCAACAGGCTAGAGATTCTGCGTGTACCATACAGGGCCAAGGTCTAGGCCATTAACTAGAGGCTGGTGCCCTGAACCTGCCCAGAGTGCCTGGGAAGAAAGCCCTGAACAATCAGCCACTGAGAAAACCCTACGGAACAGGACACAGTTCCACACCGGGATGGGCAAGGCTGCCGAGAGCTGGAATCAGCCGGCAGCTGGCCCGGGTGTTGGGTTGGTGCATCACCCGCTGTTTACACGAACACGTAATCCTCTGGCGGCATCAGGCCCAGCAACTTGCCCAAAGGCATGAAGCCAGCGTCCATGGGCAGTCTGATGGCCGGACCTACTACTGTTTTTTAACCACTCCCAGCTCCCAGATTGAAGAGGACAGGTTTGCGTTCAGGCCAGAGCCTGGCTCTGTCTGGTGCCATTTCGTTAGGGGACCTTGGACAGGTCCCAGAGGACACTGCTCTGGGATGCCCTGTTCTTGAAAATCAAGAGCAAATAAAAGCTCACTGCCGCCCAGTtgctgccaactcacagcgacccgacagGACCGAGGAgaacctcccctgtgggtttccgaatcTGTAAttttctatgggagtagaaaacccggtCTTttccctacagagcagctggtggtttggaactgctgacccttagcagcccaacccttaaccactAGGCCACGAGAGCAGGGCATTGGTGTTTGTGGCTTGGACTGTGTGTTCCCCGGTGGTCCTGGGAAGACTTTCTCACTCCCCCTTCTTGGTAGCGTGTCCCCTGCTGAGTGACCAGTCTCCAGCAACCCTGTCGCTTTGTCACTTCCAGGAAGAACGCCACCAAACCTTACTCCAGCCTGCCGGCTGAGGCTGTCCTGGCCAACAGCACCGGGCTGTTGGTGGTGGTCTTTGGGCTGCTGGTGCTGTACATCCTGGCCTCGTCTTGGAAACGCCCAGAGCCGGGGGTCCTGACCGACAGACAGGTAGGAGGGTCTGGCTGTGGTCCACAGTGAGGTGGGGCCAGGACTAGAGATGGGTCATTGGGAAGGGCTTGCCAAGAAGAGTAGCCAAGTACTGAGAGGGGAAGCCTAGTAGCCCTAAGGTGGCATTTGGTGGGCTGAGGGGGGTCACAgtaccacaccagcctgtcctaTGACTCAGCTTAGGCCTGGGGCCTGCCCATCAGGGGAGGTCAGGGTTAGCAGGGGGAAGTGTGAGGGCCTTGAGCATGCTGGGAGCCCAGCTAACCTTGCAGGACGGGAGCTGGGGGCTGAACAGGGTGCTGGCAGCAGATCTAGGTGCGGCATGTGGTGATGGTGGCAAGGCTGAGGGGCTTGGGGGCTTGGGCAAGGCCACCCCCCAGCTCAGGGCCAGAGTGAGGCCATGCCCTCACCCCTATGCATCTCGTTCCAGCCCCTGCTGAGTGGTGGGCAGTGAAGCCGGTGCTGCAGTGTGTCCCCCCCAGACTCGACACGCCCTCTCCAGCCAGTGTCCCTGTGGCTCTAAGCCAGTCTCTCTGGCCCTCTGCGTTGCCTGCTCTCCAGCCATTGGCAGCATCGGCATTGCTaggtggcggcggtggtggcTTCTGCTCCTCTCAGGTTCCCCGTGTGTCCCGGGGCTGCCCTACCCCAGCAGCGGCCTCCTGCTGCCTTCTGGGTGCCTGCTCGCTCTGAAGGAGGCAGGCAATGTCCCCTGGGAGTCCCTCGGGAAGTGGCACAAGATCCTGATAGCTTGGGAACAGGGACCCGAGTGCACTTACGGGACCAGAGAGGGTGGCCCACCCGCTGCATGTGAGCCTGGGAAGGGATCCAGGAAAGGTCTGAGGCTCTGCCCAGCTCCACTTCCCATCCCTGGGTTCTGAGTTGGTGACATGTGACCGCGTGCCCCTCCGCCCCTTCCAGCTGCTGCCTCGGCCTTTCCCGGTGGCCTACATGCCTGTTGCTGAGGAAGCCTGCTGACCTGCTCTTCGGGAACAGTCCCGGCTGTCCCACAGGAATGGAGAACAGGGTCGGACTTTGTTTCCCCTGCTCCTTCCtgcacgccccccaccccccagcaggaAGGGCCCTGCCAACCCCCTTTTCTGGCACCCCATGAAACTGGAATGCCAAAGCCCCATTCCAGGATGTCAGCCGCCGCTGCTCCCTCTGGGGCATCCTTGCTGGGCACCTGACTGGCACCCGAGGGGACTGTTTGCCTCTGGGCCGGGCCAAGGTGGGGCCAGTGTGTGGGCATTCCGCTGTTCCAGGGCTGGGCCCAGGGACCACGCTGCTGTCCGCAGTGGACCGGTGGCCTGAGGCCAGTGTTAGCCCCCACAGCCTGGCGCGCAGACGCTGGAGCCAGGACAGTGGCTACACTTGCCGAGTGGGACGCACACAGCCTTCTCCTCAATGCAGGGCGCTTAGCTTGTTTAGCAAGGAGCTCGTTTTTCATTAAATCTCTTTCTAGGAATCAAAGCTGCCTCTGCTGAAATGACCTGGGGTGAGATTGGGTCTGGGGACACGTGTGACCTCAGACTCCACCAGGAGGCACCATGTCCACTGGGTAGATGGTCAACCGTCCACCCGGGTGGATTTCCGTGCGCTGGGATTGCAAATGCATGCTCCCCCAGAGTCCATGGCTTTACAGGCAGTTTGTTTGTTAGCAGGCCATCATTTTGAAGGGTCTCATGTCTTTCCTAGCTGTAGACCTGGAAAACAAGACTCCCCACCAGGGACCCAGAGGCTGTGCACACTGGCTCGATGGGTGGCTGGGGGCCTGGGGTGCAGGGATCCTGGAGGCCCCTTCCCAGGGTTCTGCCACTTGGTTGCAGTCACCGTTCCTGTCAGAGCTGGGGAACTCAGAGACCCCGGCACACCCGTAGTCCGATTCTCGCTGGTAGGGGTCCTTCCCACGCAGGTGCCAAGCATTCACGCGGTCCGTGTGACCCCTGTGACTCAGGCCCTGGATTCAAAGTGCACAGCCCAGGCCATCGGCCACTTCCCTCGCCACTCCCCGAACTCCCTGCCAGGAGCCTTGGCGAGGCCCCAGAGCCCACCCTGGGGCTGgtgtcttggggggggggggtgttagtcaCTGTAAAGCAGCAGTAGGCCCTGCCAGCTCAGGGCTGGGCACACTCTCCCACCAGTCAGTCTTCTGCACAAGAAGAGGGTGCAGTGTGGGAGAAAGGGGTTCTATCGCGTGAC contains the following coding sequences:
- the CYB561A3 gene encoding lysosomal membrane ascorbate-dependent ferrireductase CYB561A3 isoform X2; amino-acid sequence: MAVRRFYLSCLALGTLGSLCILLTIYWMQHWHRGFAWDGSSLMFNWHPVLMVAGMVVVYGAASLVYRLPQAWVGPKLPWKMLHAALHLMAFILVVLGLVAVFEFHNHQHISNLYSLHSWLGILTVFLFACQWTLGCAVFLLPWASLWLRSLLKPLHVFSGTAIFSLAMASVISGINEKLFFSLKNATKPYSSLPAEAVLANSTGLLVVVFGLLVLYILASSWKRPEPGVLTDRQPLLSGGQ
- the CYB561A3 gene encoding lysosomal membrane ascorbate-dependent ferrireductase CYB561A3 isoform X1, translating into MAVRRFYLSCLALGTLGSLCILLTIYWMQHWHRGFAWDGSSLMFNWHPVLMVAGMVVVYGAASLVYRLPQAWVGPKLPWKMLHAALHLMAFILVVLGLVAVFEFHNHQHISNLYSLHSWLGILTVFLFACQWTLGCAVFLLPWASLWLRSLLKPLHVFSGTAIFSLAMASVISGINEKLFFSLKNATKPYSSLPAEAVLANSTGLLVVVFGLLVLYILASSWKRPEPGVLTDRQLLPRPFPVAYMPVAEEAC